A single Sphingopyxis chilensis DNA region contains:
- the crtY gene encoding lycopene beta-cyclase CrtY, protein MVGQSIDKCDIAIVGGGLAGGLAALALAAKRPDLDIRLVEPGPVGGNHVWSFFDSDIAKRDRWLVAPLVRHHWPRYDVRFPSHDRSLRMGYKSITGDALAEAVAAALPAGHIIPDKAKHVAPDHLLLARGGRLSAKHVIDARGAGKFPTLDCGWQKFVGQALTVRGGHGVEHPVVMDAAVEQADGYRFVYLLPFDAETIFVEDTYYSDNPDIDISVIRERIAAYARAQGWEVVATTREETGVLAVVVAGEFERLWPASDRTARIGARAGMFHAMTGYSLPDAVRTATALPALVSHPDLPERLRERAASAWRHQRFYRMLGAMLFRAAEPDERYRIFQRFYRLSPGLIARFYAGRSSAADKLRILSGKPPVPVGRALAALRRLDWK, encoded by the coding sequence ATGGTGGGGCAGAGCATCGATAAATGCGATATCGCGATCGTCGGCGGCGGGCTCGCGGGCGGACTCGCGGCGCTCGCCCTAGCGGCGAAGCGGCCCGACCTCGACATAAGGCTGGTCGAGCCGGGACCGGTCGGCGGCAATCATGTCTGGTCCTTCTTCGACAGCGACATCGCGAAAAGGGACCGCTGGCTCGTTGCGCCGCTCGTCCGCCATCACTGGCCGCGCTACGACGTCCGCTTCCCCTCGCACGATCGCAGTCTGCGCATGGGCTACAAGAGCATTACCGGCGATGCGCTCGCGGAGGCAGTCGCGGCGGCGCTGCCCGCGGGGCACATCATACCCGACAAGGCGAAGCATGTCGCGCCCGACCATTTGCTGCTGGCGCGGGGCGGACGGCTGTCGGCCAAGCATGTTATCGACGCGCGCGGCGCCGGGAAATTTCCGACGCTCGATTGCGGCTGGCAGAAATTCGTCGGGCAGGCGCTGACCGTGCGGGGCGGACACGGCGTCGAGCATCCGGTCGTGATGGACGCCGCTGTCGAACAGGCGGACGGCTATCGCTTCGTCTATCTGCTCCCGTTCGACGCCGAGACGATATTCGTCGAGGACACTTATTACAGCGATAATCCCGACATCGACATATCCGTCATCCGCGAACGGATCGCCGCCTATGCCAGGGCGCAGGGCTGGGAGGTCGTGGCGACGACGCGCGAGGAGACGGGCGTGCTCGCGGTGGTGGTCGCGGGCGAGTTCGAGCGGTTATGGCCCGCATCCGACCGCACCGCGCGGATCGGCGCGCGCGCCGGCATGTTTCATGCGATGACGGGCTATTCGCTGCCCGACGCGGTGCGCACCGCCACTGCGCTGCCCGCGCTGGTCAGCCACCCCGACCTTCCCGAGCGACTTCGCGAACGCGCCGCGTCGGCATGGCGGCACCAGCGCTTCTATCGCATGCTCGGCGCGATGCTGTTCCGCGCCGCCGAGCCGGACGAACGCTACCGCATCTTCCAGCGCTTCTATCGCCTGTCGCCCGGCCTGATCGCGCGTTTCTATGCGGGGCGCTCGTCGGCGGCGGACAAGCTGCGCATCCTGTCGGGCAAACCGCCGGTGCCGGTCGGGCGCGCGCTCGCGGCACTTCGGCGCTTGGACTGGAAATGA
- a CDS encoding phytoene desaturase: MSRRAIVIGAGFGGLALAIRLQSAGVETTIVEARDQPGGRAYHWKRKGFTFDAGPTVITDPPCLEELWALSGQDMAADVDLMPVMPFYRLDWPDGTSFDYSNDEAALRAEIMALNPADVAGYDRFLTYSKGVYEQGYVKLGAVAFLDFATMIKAAPALMKYQAWRSVYGVVSSYVEDERLRQALSFHTLLVGGNPMTTSAIYALIHTIEKEGGVWFARGGTNALVSAMVRLFERLGGTLRLGDPAARIETAGDRATGVTTQSGWRARADMVACNGDVMHSYKDLLDHPRGARAARSLSRKRWSPSLFVVHFGVKGEYPDIAHHSILFGPRYKGLLDDIYGGFVPDDFSLYLHHPSVTDPAMAPPGHSTFYALAPVAHLGKAKADWDGEFGERFADAILAEVERRVLPGLRANLVTRFHYTPADFGRDLSAHLGSAFSLEPVLWQSAWFRAHNRDDVISNLYFVGAGTHPGAGIPGVVGSAKATAELMLEI; the protein is encoded by the coding sequence ATGAGTCGCCGCGCAATCGTGATCGGCGCCGGCTTCGGCGGCCTTGCGCTGGCGATCCGCCTGCAATCGGCGGGGGTCGAAACGACGATCGTCGAGGCGCGCGACCAACCCGGCGGGCGCGCCTATCACTGGAAGCGCAAGGGCTTCACCTTCGATGCGGGGCCGACGGTGATCACCGACCCGCCGTGCCTCGAAGAGCTATGGGCGCTCAGCGGACAGGATATGGCGGCCGATGTCGACCTGATGCCGGTGATGCCCTTCTACCGGCTCGATTGGCCGGACGGGACGAGCTTCGACTATTCGAACGACGAGGCCGCGCTCCGCGCCGAAATCATGGCGCTGAACCCTGCCGACGTTGCCGGATACGACCGCTTTCTCACCTATTCGAAGGGGGTCTATGAGCAGGGTTATGTGAAGCTGGGCGCGGTCGCCTTCCTCGATTTCGCGACGATGATCAAAGCCGCGCCCGCGCTGATGAAATATCAGGCGTGGCGCAGCGTCTATGGGGTCGTCTCTTCTTATGTCGAGGACGAGCGGCTGCGGCAGGCGCTGTCGTTCCATACGCTGCTCGTCGGCGGCAATCCGATGACGACGAGCGCGATCTATGCGCTGATCCACACGATCGAAAAGGAGGGCGGCGTCTGGTTCGCGCGCGGCGGCACCAACGCGCTAGTGAGCGCTATGGTGCGATTGTTCGAGCGGCTCGGGGGAACACTGCGCCTCGGCGATCCGGCGGCGCGCATCGAAACGGCGGGCGACCGCGCGACGGGCGTGACGACGCAAAGCGGCTGGCGCGCCCGCGCCGACATGGTCGCGTGCAACGGCGACGTGATGCACAGCTACAAGGATTTGCTCGACCACCCGCGCGGCGCCAGGGCCGCGCGCAGCCTGTCGCGCAAACGCTGGTCGCCCTCGCTGTTCGTCGTTCATTTCGGGGTGAAGGGCGAATATCCCGACATAGCGCACCACAGCATCCTTTTCGGCCCGCGCTACAAAGGGCTGCTCGACGACATTTACGGGGGTTTCGTCCCCGATGATTTCTCGCTCTACCTTCACCATCCGAGTGTCACCGACCCCGCGATGGCGCCGCCGGGACATTCGACTTTCTATGCGCTCGCCCCCGTCGCGCATCTCGGCAAGGCAAAGGCCGATTGGGATGGCGAATTCGGCGAGCGATTCGCCGACGCCATATTGGCGGAGGTCGAACGCCGCGTGCTGCCCGGCCTTCGCGCCAACCTCGTCACCCGATTCCACTACACCCCAGCCGATTTTGGCCGCGACCTTTCGGCGCACCTCGGCAGCGCATTCAGCCTCGAACCGGTGCTGTGGCAAAGTGCCTGGTTTCGGGCCCATAATCGCGACGACGTCATTTCGAATCTTTACTTCGTCGGCGCGGGGACGCATCCGGGCGCGGGAATTCCCGGCGTCGTCGGCAGTGCCAAGGCGACCGCCGAGTTGATGTTGGAAATATGA
- a CDS encoding LOG family protein, with protein sequence MKRLAVYCGSATPEDPIYIETARHVGRTLAERGIGVVYGGGRLGLMGAVADSALEAGGEVIGIIPDALVGAEVAHRGCTELHVVGGMHERKKMFTDLSDGFLTIPGGVGTMDELWEAISWAQLGYHSKPVGLLNAAGFYNDLIAFNRHMVEVGFIRPAHAGIMIVDAALDELLDKMASYVPHKTIFAMKAENL encoded by the coding sequence ATGAAACGCCTTGCCGTCTATTGCGGGTCCGCGACCCCGGAAGATCCGATCTACATCGAAACCGCGCGCCACGTCGGCCGGACGCTTGCCGAGCGCGGTATCGGCGTCGTTTACGGCGGAGGCCGGCTCGGTTTGATGGGCGCGGTCGCCGACAGCGCACTCGAAGCGGGCGGCGAAGTCATTGGCATCATCCCCGACGCCCTTGTCGGTGCAGAGGTCGCGCACCGCGGCTGCACCGAACTGCACGTCGTTGGCGGTATGCACGAGCGCAAGAAGATGTTCACCGACCTCTCGGACGGCTTCCTCACCATCCCGGGCGGCGTCGGCACGATGGACGAATTGTGGGAAGCGATCAGCTGGGCGCAACTCGGCTATCACAGCAAACCCGTCGGGCTGCTCAACGCCGCCGGCTTCTACAACGACCTCATCGCCTTCAACCGCCATATGGTCGAGGTCGGCTTTATCCGCCCCGCGCACGCCGGGATCATGATCGTCGATGCGGCGCTCGACGAATTGCTCGACAAGATGGCATCCTACGTCCCGCACAAGACGATCTTCGCGATGAAGGCCGAAAATCTTTGA